One window of Halopseudomonas maritima genomic DNA carries:
- the miaB gene encoding tRNA (N6-isopentenyl adenosine(37)-C2)-methylthiotransferase MiaB: MAKKLFIQTHGCQMNEYDSSRMADLLGDHQAMELTDNPDEADVILLNTCSIREKAQEKVFSELGRWRPLKEKNPELIIGVGGCVASQEGTAIRDRASYVDVVFGPQTLHRLPEMIDAARTTHQPQVDVSFPEIEKFDALPEPRVDGPTAFVSIMEGCSKYCSFCVVPYTRGEEVSRPLADVLSEIVHLAENGVKEVTLLGQNVNGYRFDGTDFADLLHAVAAIDGIERIRYTTSHPLEFSDAIIQAHAEIPKLVKYLHLPVQSGSDRVLAAMKRNHTALEYKSRIRKLKAAVPDIILSSDFIIGFPGETDRDFEQTMKLVEDVGFDFSYSFVYSSRPGTPAADLNDDTPMNVKKQRLQILQARLNQQGFENSRRMVGTTQRILVSDFSKKDPGMLQGRTEHNRVVNFRCSNPGLIGQFVDVNIIEALPHSLRGELAG, translated from the coding sequence ATGGCCAAGAAACTCTTTATCCAGACCCACGGCTGCCAAATGAACGAGTATGACAGCTCGCGCATGGCAGACCTGCTCGGCGACCACCAGGCAATGGAGCTGACCGACAACCCCGACGAGGCGGATGTCATTCTGCTCAACACCTGCTCGATCCGCGAGAAGGCGCAGGAAAAAGTCTTTTCCGAACTGGGACGCTGGCGCCCGCTGAAAGAGAAGAATCCCGAGCTGATTATCGGCGTTGGCGGCTGCGTCGCCAGCCAGGAAGGCACCGCCATCCGCGACCGCGCTTCCTACGTAGACGTGGTATTCGGCCCGCAGACCCTGCACCGCCTGCCCGAGATGATCGACGCTGCGCGCACCACCCATCAGCCGCAGGTAGACGTCAGCTTCCCCGAGATCGAAAAATTCGACGCCCTGCCCGAGCCGCGCGTGGATGGGCCCACAGCCTTTGTCTCGATCATGGAAGGCTGCAGCAAGTACTGCAGTTTCTGCGTGGTGCCCTACACCCGCGGCGAAGAAGTCAGCCGCCCGCTGGCCGATGTGCTGAGCGAAATCGTTCACCTGGCCGAAAACGGCGTGAAGGAAGTCACCCTGCTGGGTCAAAACGTCAACGGCTATCGCTTTGACGGCACCGACTTTGCCGACCTGCTGCACGCAGTAGCAGCCATCGACGGTATCGAACGCATTCGCTACACCACCAGCCACCCACTGGAGTTCTCGGACGCCATTATCCAGGCCCACGCCGAGATTCCGAAGCTGGTGAAATACCTGCACCTGCCCGTACAGTCCGGCTCCGACCGGGTACTCGCGGCGATGAAGCGCAACCACACCGCACTAGAGTACAAGTCGCGCATCCGCAAGCTGAAAGCAGCCGTGCCGGACATCATCCTCAGCTCCGACTTCATCATCGGTTTCCCCGGCGAAACCGACCGTGATTTCGAGCAGACCATGAAGCTGGTTGAGGATGTGGGCTTCGACTTCTCCTATTCCTTCGTCTACAGCTCGCGCCCCGGCACCCCGGCGGCCGACCTAAACGACGACACGCCGATGAACGTGAAAAAGCAGCGCCTGCAAATCCTCCAGGCCCGCCTGAATCAGCAGGGCTTCGAGAACAGCCGCCGCATGGTCGGCACCACCCAGCGCATCCTGGTCAGCGACTTCTCCAAGAAGGACCCGGGCATGCTGCAGGGCCGCACCGAGCACAACCGCGTCGTCAACTTCCGCTGCAGCAATCCCGGCCTGATCGGGCAGTTTGTCGACGTCAACATCATCGAAGCGCTGCCGCACTCGCTCAGAGGGGAGTTGGCGGGGTGA
- a CDS encoding tetratricopeptide repeat protein — translation MHRPLKQLALFGLLAMPAAPLLAQTGNPLLISAQDRCAFQRVDDDSLALAIEVCEEAANNGDLRAQFELGQLYYRGERVERNYANALNWLEKASIQGQPQAQYRLGMMHFQGEGVTRNLPQAYIILKMSAVNGSNDAMDAADLVALQMNEQEMQVANHVLGTLFRDYLAQIREEQLSGAMPPQEEQNDEQDSAP, via the coding sequence ATGCACCGCCCGCTCAAGCAACTAGCCCTGTTCGGCCTGCTGGCTATGCCAGCCGCGCCTCTGCTGGCCCAGACTGGCAACCCATTGTTGATCAGTGCGCAGGACCGCTGCGCCTTTCAGCGGGTGGACGATGACAGCCTCGCCTTGGCTATCGAGGTTTGCGAAGAGGCTGCCAACAACGGAGACCTGCGGGCACAGTTTGAGCTGGGGCAGCTGTATTACCGTGGCGAGCGCGTGGAGCGCAACTACGCCAATGCGCTGAACTGGCTAGAGAAAGCCTCTATTCAGGGCCAGCCGCAAGCGCAATACCGCCTGGGCATGATGCATTTTCAGGGCGAGGGGGTAACCCGCAACCTGCCGCAGGCCTACATCATTCTGAAGATGTCGGCGGTCAACGGCAGTAACGACGCCATGGACGCGGCCGATCTGGTGGCCCTGCAGATGAACGAGCAGGAAATGCAGGTAGCCAACCACGTGCTTGGCACCCTGTTCCGTGACTACCTGGCGCAGATTCGCGAAGAGCAGCTCAGTGGCGCGATGCCACCGCAAGAAGAGCAGAACGACGAGCAAGACTCGGCGCCCTGA
- a CDS encoding DUF1820 family protein: MSKEQQPVFRVIFQNQGQVFELYAQQIFQSELWGFMEIEELVFGERSQMLVDPAEEKLKSQFEGVKRSFIPVHSIIRIDEVERVGTAKISEAKGDGNIMHFPMPPRSDS, encoded by the coding sequence ATGAGTAAAGAACAGCAACCGGTCTTCCGAGTCATTTTTCAGAACCAGGGACAGGTTTTCGAGCTTTACGCCCAGCAGATCTTTCAGAGCGAGCTGTGGGGCTTCATGGAGATAGAAGAGCTGGTGTTTGGCGAACGCTCGCAGATGCTGGTCGATCCGGCAGAAGAGAAGCTCAAGAGTCAGTTCGAGGGCGTCAAGCGCAGCTTTATCCCGGTGCACTCGATTATTCGCATTGACGAAGTAGAGCGTGTCGGCACGGCCAAGATCAGCGAGGCCAAGGGCGACGGCAATATCATGCACTTCCCGATGCCGCCGCGCAGCGATAGCTGA
- the thiE gene encoding thiamine phosphate synthase has product MSQRGLYAITDSRLLADGKLLPYVEAALIGGARWLQYRDKSADAGKRLEEAGQLAALCRQHGCELIINDDLALAAELGVGLHLGQEDGSLREARQQLGPDALLGATCHASLQLAERALIDGASYIAFGRFFNSVTKPGAPAATPALLREARQQFAAPIVAIGGITLDNASTLLDAGVDYLAVINGLFGAPDAAAVQQRARQFSQLIHAS; this is encoded by the coding sequence ATGAGCCAGCGCGGCCTGTACGCCATCACCGACAGCAGGCTGCTCGCTGATGGCAAGCTGCTGCCCTACGTCGAAGCCGCACTCATCGGCGGCGCCCGCTGGCTGCAGTACCGCGACAAATCCGCTGACGCCGGCAAACGGCTGGAAGAAGCCGGCCAGCTGGCTGCCCTGTGCCGCCAGCATGGCTGCGAGCTGATCATCAATGATGACCTGGCGCTGGCCGCTGAACTCGGCGTCGGCCTGCATCTGGGCCAGGAAGATGGCTCACTGCGTGAGGCCCGCCAGCAACTGGGCCCTGACGCACTGCTCGGCGCCACCTGCCACGCCAGCCTGCAGCTGGCCGAGCGCGCCCTGATTGACGGCGCCAGCTATATCGCCTTTGGCCGCTTCTTCAACTCCGTCACCAAGCCAGGAGCACCTGCAGCAACGCCGGCCTTGCTGCGCGAAGCGCGCCAGCAGTTTGCCGCCCCCATCGTCGCCATCGGCGGCATCACCCTGGACAACGCGTCGACCCTGCTCGACGCCGGCGTCGACTATCTGGCCGTGATCAACGGCCTGTTCGGCGCCCCCGACGCTGCGGCGGTGCAACAACGCGCCCGCCAGTTCAGCCAACTCATTCACGCATCCTGA
- a CDS encoding hydroxymethylpyrimidine/phosphomethylpyrimidine kinase, producing MTQPNPFKPVVLCLSGHDPSGGAGLQADIEALIAQGCHAAPTVTALTVQDTVDVSDFRVLDREWVLAQANKVISDMPISAVKLGMLGSVEMVDTVLELMQRLPDTPLVCDPVLRAGGGGSLGKDDVGFAIRERLFPAAAIATPNLPEARILAELPDGSADECAEKLLPHIRHLLITGGHGDEAEIHNRLYCADGSQHDFTCPRLPGSYHGSGCTLASTLAGRLALGEELVSAVRSALDYTWRTLRDAEQPGHGQYVPRRLPLDFCS from the coding sequence ATGACCCAACCCAACCCGTTCAAGCCCGTCGTCCTCTGCCTCTCCGGCCACGATCCCAGTGGTGGTGCCGGCCTGCAGGCCGACATCGAGGCGCTGATCGCCCAGGGCTGCCACGCGGCCCCTACGGTCACCGCGCTGACCGTGCAGGACACCGTCGACGTCAGCGACTTCCGCGTACTCGACCGCGAGTGGGTGCTGGCCCAGGCCAACAAGGTGATCAGCGACATGCCGATTTCAGCGGTCAAGCTGGGCATGCTGGGCTCGGTCGAGATGGTCGACACCGTGCTGGAATTGATGCAGCGCCTACCCGACACCCCCCTGGTCTGCGACCCGGTGCTGCGCGCTGGCGGCGGCGGCTCGCTGGGCAAGGACGACGTCGGCTTTGCCATTCGCGAGCGCCTGTTTCCGGCGGCGGCCATCGCCACACCCAACCTGCCGGAGGCGCGTATTCTGGCCGAACTGCCCGACGGCAGCGCCGATGAGTGTGCGGAAAAATTGCTGCCGCACATTCGCCACCTGCTGATCACCGGCGGCCACGGTGACGAGGCGGAAATCCACAACCGCCTGTACTGCGCCGACGGCAGCCAGCACGACTTCACCTGCCCACGCCTGCCCGGCAGCTATCACGGCTCCGGCTGCACCCTGGCCAGCACCTTGGCCGGCCGTCTGGCACTGGGTGAAGAGCTGGTCAGCGCGGTGCGCTCGGCTCTGGATTACACCTGGCGCACCCTGCGTGACGCCGAACAACCCGGTCACGGCCAGTACGTACCGCGCCGCCTGCCGCTGGACTTCTGCTCATGA
- a CDS encoding PhoH family protein has translation MNASAHIHRFSIEPIDPRRFASLCGQFDENLRLIEQRLGIEVRNRGNHFELIGDESLTRAAEAVLRQLYRETRDNDALSPDTVHLYLQESGLQSLSETLDDSGSNQKPVILRTRKMTIQPRGPNQQSYVRSIQEHDINFGIGPAGTGKTYLAVACAVDALEREQIRRILLVRPAVEAGEKLGFLPGDLAQKIDPYLRPLYDALYEMLGFEQVTKLIEKQVIEIAPLAYMRGRTLNNSFIILDESQNTTLEQMKMFLTRIGFGSTAVITGDITQVDLPRGTRSGLAHVTEVLKDVKGIGFTHFQSKDVVRHPLVQRIVEAYDRFDALQESARRERRDEH, from the coding sequence TTGAACGCATCCGCACACATCCATCGTTTCAGCATCGAACCTATCGATCCTCGTCGTTTCGCCAGCCTTTGCGGCCAGTTCGATGAAAATCTCCGCCTAATCGAGCAACGTCTCGGCATCGAGGTGCGCAACCGCGGCAACCACTTCGAGCTGATTGGCGACGAGTCCCTGACCCGCGCCGCCGAGGCGGTATTGCGTCAGCTGTATCGTGAAACCCGCGACAATGACGCCTTGAGCCCGGACACCGTACATCTGTATCTGCAGGAATCAGGGCTGCAGAGCCTGAGTGAAACCCTGGACGACAGCGGCAGCAACCAGAAACCGGTGATTCTGCGCACCCGCAAGATGACCATCCAGCCACGCGGCCCCAACCAGCAAAGTTACGTGCGCTCCATTCAGGAGCACGACATCAATTTTGGTATCGGCCCGGCCGGCACCGGTAAAACCTATCTGGCGGTGGCCTGCGCGGTCGACGCGCTGGAGCGCGAACAGATTCGCCGCATCCTGCTGGTGCGTCCGGCAGTGGAAGCTGGCGAGAAGCTGGGCTTTTTGCCGGGCGATCTGGCCCAGAAGATCGACCCCTATCTGCGCCCGCTGTATGACGCGCTGTATGAGATGCTCGGCTTTGAGCAAGTCACCAAGCTGATCGAGAAGCAGGTGATCGAGATCGCGCCGCTGGCGTACATGCGTGGCCGCACGCTGAACAACAGCTTTATCATTCTGGACGAGTCGCAGAACACCACGCTGGAACAGATGAAGATGTTCCTCACGCGCATCGGGTTTGGCTCCACCGCCGTGATCACTGGCGACATCACCCAGGTCGATCTACCGCGCGGCACGCGTTCTGGCCTGGCGCATGTCACCGAGGTGCTCAAGGACGTCAAAGGCATCGGCTTTACCCACTTCCAGTCCAAAGACGTGGTGCGTCATCCCCTGGTACAGCGCATTGTCGAAGCCTATGACCGCTTTGATGCGTTGCAGGAAAGCGCCCGCCGAGAACGCCGCGATGAGCATTGA
- the hemL gene encoding glutamate-1-semialdehyde 2,1-aminomutase yields the protein MSRSESLFASAQKHIPGGVNSPVRAFKSVGGTPLFFKHAEGAYVIDEDDKRYVDYVGSWGPMILGHSHPDVLDAVRDQLQHGLSYGAPTALETEMAELVCSLVPSMDMVRMVSSGTEATMSAIRLARGYTGRDSIIKFEGCYHGHSDSLLVKAGSGLLTQGVPSSAGVPADFAKHTLTLPFNDIEAVRSTLADVGQQVACIIVEPVAGNMNCVPPAPGFLQGLREACDEHGVVLIFDEVMTGFRVALGGAQAHYGVTPDLTTFGKIIGGGMPVGCFGGKRAVMECIAPLGPVYQAGTLSGNPLAMAAGLTTLRLISRPGFHSELTDYTSRMLAGLQERADAAGVPFVTTQAGAMFGLYFSGADDIITFEDVMASDAERFKRFFHLMLDGGVYLAPSAFEAGFTSIAHGDAELKLTLDAAEKAFAAL from the coding sequence ATGTCCCGTTCCGAATCCCTGTTTGCCAGCGCCCAGAAACACATCCCCGGCGGCGTCAACTCACCCGTCCGCGCGTTCAAGAGCGTCGGCGGCACGCCACTGTTCTTCAAGCACGCCGAAGGTGCCTACGTCATTGACGAAGACGACAAGCGCTACGTTGACTACGTTGGCTCCTGGGGCCCGATGATCCTCGGCCACAGCCACCCGGACGTACTGGATGCGGTGCGCGATCAGCTGCAGCACGGCCTGTCCTACGGCGCACCGACTGCGCTGGAAACCGAGATGGCAGAACTGGTTTGCTCGCTGGTGCCGTCAATGGACATGGTGCGCATGGTCAGCTCCGGCACCGAAGCCACCATGAGCGCCATTCGCCTGGCCCGTGGCTACACCGGCCGCGACAGCATCATCAAGTTCGAAGGTTGCTACCACGGCCATTCCGACAGCCTGCTGGTCAAGGCCGGTTCCGGCCTGCTGACCCAGGGCGTACCCAGCTCTGCGGGCGTGCCGGCCGACTTTGCCAAGCACACCCTGACGCTGCCCTTCAACGACATCGAAGCGGTGCGCAGCACCCTGGCCGACGTCGGCCAGCAGGTTGCCTGCATTATCGTTGAACCGGTTGCCGGCAACATGAACTGCGTGCCGCCGGCCCCTGGTTTTTTGCAGGGCCTGCGCGAGGCCTGCGACGAGCACGGCGTGGTGCTGATTTTCGACGAGGTGATGACCGGTTTCCGCGTGGCCCTCGGCGGCGCCCAGGCCCACTACGGCGTGACCCCGGACCTGACCACCTTCGGCAAGATCATCGGCGGCGGCATGCCGGTCGGCTGTTTTGGCGGCAAGCGCGCGGTGATGGAATGCATCGCTCCGCTCGGCCCGGTCTATCAGGCTGGCACCCTGTCGGGTAACCCGCTGGCCATGGCCGCCGGCCTGACCACCCTGCGCCTGATCAGCCGCCCGGGTTTTCACAGCGAACTGACCGATTACACCAGCCGCATGCTCGCCGGCCTGCAGGAACGTGCCGATGCTGCTGGCGTGCCGTTCGTCACCACCCAGGCTGGCGCGATGTTCGGTCTGTACTTCTCCGGCGCCGACGACATCATCACCTTTGAGGACGTCATGGCCAGCGATGCCGAGCGTTTCAAGCGTTTCTTCCACCTGATGCTGGACGGCGGCGTTTATCTGGCGCCCAGCGCCTTCGAGGCCGGCTTCACCTCCATCGCCCATGGCGATGCCGAGCTGAAACTGACCCTGGACGCAGCTGAAAAGGCCTTCGCCGCCCTATGA
- the ybeY gene encoding rRNA maturation RNase YbeY has translation MSIELDIQRASGAADQPDDDSFIRWVGLALGAGTDRELTIRLVDADEGRQLNHTYRGKDYATNVLSFPADLPAELDLPLLGDLVICVPVVAREAAEQNKPLLAHWAHMVIHGCLHLLGYDHIDDDDAEEMESLERELLAELGIADPYLDDDE, from the coding sequence ATGAGCATTGAGCTGGATATCCAGCGCGCCTCCGGCGCCGCTGATCAGCCTGACGACGACAGCTTCATACGCTGGGTCGGGCTGGCATTGGGTGCCGGTACCGACCGAGAGCTGACCATCCGTCTGGTGGACGCCGATGAGGGCCGCCAGCTGAATCACACCTACCGCGGCAAGGATTACGCGACCAACGTGTTGTCCTTTCCCGCTGACCTGCCTGCCGAACTGGATTTGCCACTACTGGGCGATCTGGTTATCTGCGTCCCCGTGGTGGCCCGCGAGGCCGCCGAACAGAACAAACCCCTGCTCGCCCACTGGGCGCACATGGTTATCCACGGCTGCCTGCACTTGCTCGGCTATGATCACATCGACGACGATGACGCCGAAGAAATGGAAAGCCTGGAACGGGAATTGCTGGCAGAACTCGGCATAGCCGACCCCTATCTTGACGATGATGAGTAA